The Sulfitobacter guttiformis genome contains a region encoding:
- a CDS encoding DUF1190 domain-containing protein — protein MIKRSNRVAIAILGATAFTLAGCREEQVDAAAFPDLQSCLVDASRGGIFTAQDCETSFAEAQTLHVEAAPRYDSLAVCEEQHGEGACGSEAAATQGGSGGIFMPLLAGYLIGNMLGGRTGMSSAQPLYKTSGGRFTDAARSSTFSTNSGSAKLNTSQFTRPAATVGKTPMTRATASSRGGFGGSGGGRTGFGG, from the coding sequence ATGATCAAACGCTCGAACCGTGTTGCCATCGCAATTCTTGGCGCCACTGCGTTTACGCTCGCAGGGTGCCGCGAAGAACAGGTGGACGCCGCAGCATTTCCAGACCTTCAAAGCTGTCTGGTCGACGCATCACGTGGCGGTATATTTACTGCACAGGACTGCGAGACGTCCTTTGCCGAGGCCCAGACACTTCACGTAGAAGCAGCACCGCGATATGACAGCCTTGCAGTGTGCGAAGAGCAGCACGGCGAGGGCGCCTGCGGCTCAGAAGCAGCAGCAACCCAAGGAGGATCAGGTGGCATTTTCATGCCGCTACTGGCGGGCTACCTCATCGGTAATATGCTGGGCGGCCGGACCGGCATGTCTTCGGCCCAGCCACTCTATAAAACCTCCGGTGGTCGTTTTACCGACGCGGCGCGGAGCAGCACGTTTTCGACCAACAGTGGTTCTGCAAAGCTTAACACATCCCAGTTCACCCGACCTGCCGCGACAGTTGGGAAAACGCCAATGACACGAGCAACCGCAAGCTCGCGAGGCGGATTTGGTGGGTCAGGTGGCGGACGGACCGGATTTGGCGGATAG
- a CDS encoding 1-deoxy-D-xylulose-5-phosphate synthase N-terminal domain-containing protein, producing MSTHLKSIEQRLLWLSHWMIHNANHIRPKVDGIKVGGHQASSASMVSIMTALYFQALRPEDRVAVKPHASPIFHAIQYLMGNQTREKMENFRGFGGVQSYPSRTKDIDDVDFSTGSVGLGVAVTSFASIVQDYIQAKSWGADQKMGRMIALVGDAELDEGNIYEALQEGWKNGLRNCWWIIDYNRQSLDGVVREGLFKRVEQIFDAFGWDVVRVKYGHLQQAAFEEAGGEKLRQWIDDCPNQLYSALTFMGGAVWRKRLMDALGDQGDVTALIERRSDAELAALMENLGGNCVQTMADTFAAIDHDRPVCFLAYTIKGWGTPIAGHKDNHGGLMNKTQMGEWQDYMGVPQGAEWDKFATIADPAAFEAKLAKTPFFAKGARRYGDDVIDVPMIELTSDREISTQMAFGKILDNLSKGDSPLAERIVTTSPDVTGTTNLSPWVNRRKLFARDQQEDTFKTENIPSTAKWEFTPEGQHIELGIAEMNLFLLLAAAGLSHSVFGKRLIPIGTVYDPFVSRGLDALNYACYQDARFMIVGTPSGVTLSYEGGAHQSIASPLIGMSQDGLAAFEPAFADELAVIMEWSFKHLQKSGESDPDERTWLRDETGGSVYLRLTTNPIEQPGKRVDDAFRQGAIDGAYWLREPGANCEVVIAYQGAVAPEAIKAAGMIGQGRRDVGVLAVTSADRLNAGWTAAQRARANGTEAANSHIETLLQGLPRNCVLITVIDGHPATLAWLGGVWGHRTISHGVEHFGQTGTIADLYRHFRIDAEALVRSASELSQGRKISHINGAG from the coding sequence ATGTCCACGCATCTCAAGTCGATCGAACAACGTCTTTTGTGGCTGTCCCATTGGATGATCCACAATGCCAACCACATTCGGCCCAAGGTGGACGGAATCAAGGTTGGCGGGCATCAGGCGTCCTCGGCCTCAATGGTGTCAATCATGACGGCGCTTTATTTTCAGGCGCTGAGACCCGAGGACCGTGTTGCGGTTAAACCCCACGCCTCGCCGATTTTTCATGCGATCCAATACCTGATGGGCAATCAGACGCGCGAAAAGATGGAGAACTTTCGTGGTTTTGGCGGCGTCCAGAGCTATCCGTCGCGGACCAAAGACATAGACGATGTGGATTTCTCGACGGGATCTGTTGGGCTTGGCGTCGCGGTGACCTCTTTTGCGTCCATCGTGCAGGATTATATTCAGGCCAAATCATGGGGCGCCGACCAAAAGATGGGCCGCATGATAGCGCTTGTTGGCGATGCGGAACTGGACGAGGGCAATATTTACGAAGCCTTGCAAGAAGGCTGGAAAAACGGGCTGCGCAATTGCTGGTGGATTATTGACTATAACCGCCAATCGCTGGACGGGGTTGTCAGGGAGGGTCTGTTCAAGCGTGTAGAGCAGATCTTCGACGCCTTCGGCTGGGATGTTGTGCGGGTGAAATATGGCCATTTGCAGCAGGCTGCGTTCGAAGAAGCTGGAGGGGAGAAGCTGCGCCAGTGGATCGACGACTGCCCGAACCAATTGTATTCGGCGCTGACCTTCATGGGTGGTGCTGTTTGGCGCAAACGCCTGATGGATGCGCTGGGGGATCAGGGCGATGTCACCGCGTTGATTGAAAGGCGTAGCGATGCAGAGCTTGCCGCGTTGATGGAAAACCTTGGCGGCAACTGCGTGCAGACAATGGCCGACACGTTTGCCGCGATCGACCACGACCGTCCCGTCTGCTTTCTTGCCTATACAATTAAAGGCTGGGGCACGCCAATTGCGGGTCATAAGGACAACCACGGAGGGTTGATGAACAAGACCCAGATGGGAGAATGGCAAGATTATATGGGCGTGCCACAAGGCGCGGAGTGGGACAAGTTCGCGACAATCGCTGATCCCGCTGCATTTGAGGCCAAACTTGCCAAGACACCCTTCTTCGCAAAAGGTGCGCGCCGCTACGGCGATGATGTCATCGATGTGCCAATGATTGAACTGACTTCCGATCGCGAGATCTCGACCCAGATGGCATTCGGGAAGATACTGGATAACCTGTCAAAAGGCGACAGCCCGTTGGCCGAGCGGATCGTGACCACATCGCCGGACGTAACCGGCACGACCAATCTTAGCCCTTGGGTGAACCGCCGCAAACTGTTCGCGCGCGACCAGCAAGAGGACACGTTCAAAACCGAGAATATTCCGTCCACCGCGAAATGGGAGTTTACACCCGAAGGTCAGCACATCGAGCTTGGTATTGCAGAAATGAACCTGTTCCTGCTTCTGGCCGCCGCTGGCCTGTCGCATTCGGTTTTCGGCAAGCGCCTTATCCCGATCGGCACCGTTTATGATCCGTTCGTGTCACGCGGTTTGGATGCATTGAATTATGCCTGCTATCAGGACGCGAGGTTCATGATCGTCGGCACCCCCTCGGGCGTGACATTATCCTATGAGGGCGGCGCGCATCAATCCATCGCGTCACCGCTCATCGGCATGTCGCAGGACGGGCTCGCCGCGTTTGAGCCCGCATTCGCTGACGAACTGGCTGTGATTATGGAGTGGTCATTTAAACACCTGCAAAAATCCGGCGAAAGCGATCCTGACGAGCGGACATGGTTGCGCGACGAGACCGGCGGCTCCGTCTATCTGCGTCTGACCACCAACCCCATCGAGCAACCCGGAAAACGTGTCGATGACGCCTTCCGCCAAGGTGCAATTGACGGCGCATACTGGCTTCGCGAGCCGGGGGCAAATTGTGAAGTCGTCATTGCATACCAGGGCGCAGTGGCACCCGAGGCGATCAAGGCGGCAGGTATGATTGGCCAGGGCCGCCGTGACGTTGGTGTTCTTGCTGTCACATCCGCAGATCGTTTGAACGCCGGCTGGACCGCTGCACAAAGGGCGCGGGCAAATGGCACGGAGGCCGCCAATTCGCATATCGAAACTCTGTTGCAGGGTCTGCCCCGCAATTGCGTCCTGATCACAGTCATCGACGGCCATCCCGCCACGCTGGCGTGGCTCGGCGGGGTATGGGGCCACCGGACGATCTCTCACGGAGTGGAGCATTTCGGGCAGACCGGCACCATCGCAGATCTGTATCGGCACTTCCGCATTGATGCCGAGGCGTTGGTACGGTCCGCAAGCGAGTTGTCCCAAGGCCGCAAAATCTCGCACATCAACGGCGCTGGATAG
- a CDS encoding glutathionylspermidine synthase family protein, protein MQKITLPERPHWREQAKEVGFSFADMYGEPYWDETSAYAFSLEQIEKDLEDPATELHAMCREAIAHIITSESLMEKLAIPQAHRDLVAESWKRGDPEIYGRFDFAYDGSGPAKLLEYNADTPTSLYESAAFQWQWLEDQLAAGVLPEGTDQFNGIHEALVARFGEVFEANSDLHFTAVAGNPEDYGTVEMLGWAAREAGLGAHYCDLDKIALSDDGQFLDDEDRRIAVLFKLYPWEDLLRDDYANHIDGSGCLFLEPAWKALLSNKGLLPVLWEMFEGHPNLLPAFFEADVGDALAGRGAPSGAVATAFGRAEAQLGAGHVRKPILSREGASVTILKSGSVIEQSKNSDYAEHPHIIQAYAPLPQFDGFRPVIGAWVVGQVCAGIGIREDRSRITQDLSRFKPHYITL, encoded by the coding sequence ATGCAGAAAATCACTTTGCCCGAACGGCCTCACTGGCGGGAACAGGCCAAGGAGGTCGGATTTAGTTTCGCGGATATGTACGGCGAGCCCTATTGGGACGAAACTTCGGCCTATGCCTTTTCGCTTGAGCAGATCGAGAAGGACCTTGAGGACCCCGCGACAGAACTTCATGCCATGTGCCGTGAAGCTATCGCCCATATCATCACCAGCGAAAGCCTGATGGAGAAGCTTGCGATACCGCAAGCCCATCGCGACCTCGTTGCCGAGAGTTGGAAACGTGGCGATCCGGAAATCTACGGGCGGTTTGATTTTGCCTATGACGGAAGCGGGCCTGCCAAGCTTTTGGAATACAACGCGGACACACCGACCTCGCTGTACGAAAGCGCTGCCTTTCAGTGGCAGTGGTTGGAAGATCAACTGGCCGCGGGTGTGTTGCCCGAAGGGACCGACCAGTTCAACGGTATTCATGAGGCACTGGTGGCGCGGTTTGGCGAAGTGTTCGAGGCCAACAGCGATCTGCATTTCACTGCCGTTGCCGGTAATCCGGAAGACTATGGAACCGTTGAGATGCTTGGGTGGGCCGCCCGCGAAGCCGGATTGGGCGCGCATTACTGCGATCTCGACAAGATAGCGCTCAGCGATGACGGCCAGTTTCTGGATGATGAAGACCGCCGGATCGCGGTCCTGTTCAAGCTTTATCCATGGGAGGATTTGTTGCGCGACGACTACGCGAACCATATTGACGGATCGGGGTGCCTGTTTCTGGAGCCAGCATGGAAGGCCCTGTTGTCCAATAAAGGGCTGTTGCCGGTCTTATGGGAAATGTTCGAGGGCCATCCCAACCTGCTGCCCGCATTCTTTGAAGCGGATGTCGGAGATGCATTGGCGGGGCGCGGTGCGCCGTCCGGTGCTGTCGCCACGGCGTTCGGGCGGGCCGAGGCGCAGCTTGGCGCCGGCCATGTGCGCAAGCCTATCTTGTCGCGGGAAGGGGCTTCGGTCACGATCCTCAAGTCCGGTTCAGTGATCGAGCAGTCGAAAAATTCCGACTATGCGGAGCATCCTCACATCATTCAGGCCTATGCGCCCCTGCCACAGTTCGACGGGTTCCGTCCGGTGATTGGCGCATGGGTCGTCGGTCAGGTGTGTGCGGGCATTGGCATCCGCGAAGACAGGTCGCGCATCACACAGGATTTGTCCCGTTTCAAACCGCACTATATTACCCTATGA
- a CDS encoding GAF domain-containing sensor histidine kinase: MSDVTVQQSKMQNHAAFLEGTHEFQADIEMLSNSALIGTILETVMLATNMRFAAVARVTADRWVACRTVDEVNFGLESGDEIEIESTFCQSVRDTSQRIMFSDTATDEVYAGHPIASKFGIVSYASMPIHRSDGTFFGTLCAIDTEARDVQHPRATAMLEMFAEIIGQSLEAEERLEAHEQMVAHERNLSRIQEEFVAVLGHDLRNPVAALDAGLRQLSSEPLTDKSKILLPLMRSSLRRMNDLIENIMLHAKERLGGGIRITAEPNAPLAEAITQVVEEVRAASPTHEITLDLGFDRALSCDAPRIAQAISNLLSNAVRYGTDGATICVEGQIDADGVCISVANKGADVPAGLRQDLFNPFKRGDHAAGEGLGLGLHIASTIATAHNGRIEVTSEGGLTTFSFRFPLLPEAIQTS, translated from the coding sequence GTGAGTGATGTGACCGTGCAGCAAAGCAAAATGCAGAACCATGCTGCATTTCTAGAAGGAACACACGAGTTCCAGGCTGATATCGAGATGCTTTCGAACAGTGCTTTGATCGGAACAATTCTCGAGACAGTGATGCTCGCGACAAACATGCGGTTTGCGGCGGTGGCGCGGGTCACTGCGGATCGCTGGGTCGCGTGTCGCACGGTCGACGAAGTAAATTTCGGCCTTGAGTCAGGTGATGAAATCGAGATCGAGTCGACCTTTTGCCAGTCCGTCCGCGATACATCCCAACGCATTATGTTCAGCGATACAGCCACAGATGAGGTTTACGCAGGACACCCGATCGCCAGCAAGTTCGGCATTGTAAGTTACGCCTCGATGCCTATTCATCGAAGCGATGGCACATTCTTTGGTACACTTTGCGCCATCGACACAGAGGCCCGCGATGTACAGCACCCGCGTGCAACCGCCATGCTCGAGATGTTTGCCGAGATCATCGGGCAAAGCCTTGAGGCGGAGGAGCGGCTGGAAGCCCACGAGCAAATGGTTGCACACGAGCGCAACTTGAGCCGAATCCAAGAGGAATTTGTAGCTGTCCTCGGGCATGACCTGCGCAATCCTGTTGCCGCACTTGATGCCGGATTACGGCAATTGAGCAGCGAGCCCTTGACGGATAAATCAAAAATCCTCCTTCCTTTGATGCGCTCCTCACTGCGTCGGATGAACGATCTGATCGAAAATATCATGCTACATGCAAAGGAACGGTTGGGAGGCGGCATTCGCATCACCGCAGAACCCAATGCTCCTCTTGCAGAGGCTATCACCCAAGTTGTCGAGGAAGTGCGGGCTGCGTCACCAACGCATGAGATCACACTCGATCTGGGCTTTGACCGGGCTTTGAGCTGTGATGCCCCGCGCATCGCGCAGGCAATTTCCAATCTATTGTCAAACGCTGTCCGCTACGGAACAGACGGCGCAACAATTTGCGTCGAGGGCCAGATAGATGCGGACGGCGTATGTATCAGCGTTGCGAACAAGGGTGCGGATGTGCCTGCCGGTCTGCGTCAGGATTTGTTCAACCCGTTCAAACGCGGCGACCATGCAGCAGGCGAAGGTCTGGGCCTCGGACTGCACATCGCATCAACGATTGCTACGGCACATAACGGCCGGATCGAGGTCACCAGCGAGGGTGGCTTGACCACCTTCAGTTTCAGGTTTCCGCTGTTACCAGAAGCCATTCAAACGAGCTGA